One Vicia villosa cultivar HV-30 ecotype Madison, WI unplaced genomic scaffold, Vvil1.0 ctg.000761F_1_1_2_unsc, whole genome shotgun sequence DNA window includes the following coding sequences:
- the LOC131631059 gene encoding transcription initiation factor TFIID subunit 1-like, which yields MQADLYRLKHLGITETHPNNISSAMSRLPDEDIALAAASHIERELQITPWNLSSNFAACTTQGKENIERMEITGVVDPSGRGLGFSYARAPPKAPVSSAVVKKKAAAGRGGSTVTGTDADLRRLSMEAARGVLLKFNVPEEVIAKQTRWHRIAMIRKLSSEQAASGVKVDPTTIGKYARGQRMSFLQLQQQTREKCQEIWNRQVQSLSALNGDDNESDSEGNSDLDSFAGDLENLLNAEEFEEGEEGTNDLKRDKGDSVKGLKMRRRTTLAQAEEEIEDEAMMELTGKKRRMPGLWWMQED from the exons ATGCAAGCTGACCTCTACCGCTTAAAACATTTAGGAATAACTGAAACACATCCTAATAATATTTCATCTGCAATGAGTCGGCTTCCTGATGAAGATATAGCACTGGCTGCTGCATCACACATTGAGAGAGAACTGCAAATTACTCCATGGAACTTGAGTAGCAATTTTGCTGCCTGTACAACTCAG GGTAAGGAAAATATTGAACGGATGGAAATTACTGGAGTTGTTGATCCATCAGGCCGCGGCTTGGGTTTTAGCTATGCTAGGGCACCTCCAAAGGCACCAGTGTCTAGTGCAGTGGTGAAGAAAAAAGCAGCGGCTGGCAGGGGAGGTTCCACTGTTACCGGTACGGATGCTGATTTACGTAGATTAAGCATGGAGGCTGCACGAGGG GTACTTCTTAAATTCAATGTTCCCGAGGAAGTCATTGCAAAACAAACCAGATGGCATCGCATTGCTATGATACGCAAACTTTCAAGTGAGCAGGCTGCGTCTGGGGTTAAGGTTGATCCAACAACTATAGGAAAATATGCCCGTGGTCAGCGAATGTCCTTTCTTCAGTTACAGCAGCAGACCAGAGAGAAGTGCCAGGAGATTTGGAATAGGCAAGTTCAGAGTTTGTCAGCTTTaaatggtgatgataatgagagtGATTCAGAAGGAAATAGTGATCTAGATTCTTTTGCTGGGGATCTGGAAAATTTGCTTAATGCTGAGGAATTTGAAGAGGGAGAAGAAGGTACTAATGACCTAAAACGTGATAAGGGAGACAGTGTTAAGGGTCTTAAAATGAGAAGACGCACAACCTTGGCTCAGGCAGAGGAGGAAATAGAAGATGAAGCA ATGATGGAGCTTAccggaaaaaaaagaagaatgccAGGGTTATGGTGGATGCAAGAAGATTGA